From the Thermodesulfovibrio thiophilus DSM 17215 genome, the window TAATAGGGCACATACCAAAGTATATTTTATCCTTATTTTCGTTCACTGCTTCATTTAGCATCTCTGCTGGAATTTCGTCTATTCTCGCTATTGTTTCTCCATAATCCATTTCAGTATGCCTCATTATAAAAAGCACAGGCTTTTCGTCAGTTGTATCAATATAAGGGATGTAACCTTTAATTGAACTTTTGTAAACCACCTTGTCTCCAGATTTTGAGCATCGTGGTGCCATAATCTCCTGTGGTTGAGTATTCCATAACATATGTTCTACAAAATATGGGTCTTCCTTTAATTCTTTAAGCGTTATTAATTCACTGAAAATCATATTCTACGCCTCCCGGTTATTTTTTTCTTCTTTCAGGAACTACTTTTTCAGGGATTTTCCCTTCATTATATTCTTTTGATACATAAAGTCCACAGTAACATCTACCGTACTTCTTTATATCATCTAAACTATAGATGCATGGACATATGATATCTAAATCTTTTTCCTTATTACCAGAAGCCAATCTACAGGGACATGATCTATATCCATAACGTTGTTCATTTTTTAATAATCCATTAATAAGTTCAAAAACAAAGTTTGTATCCTTATTTAACTCTAACCCTTTTGATATGGCATATTTATTTAAAATTTCATAAAGTTTATCAGGAGTCACTCTGACCTATTCCGAGTAATTTTTTAAGATTTGATTCATCAAAGCCAACAACAGCATTTTCAACTATCAGTGTTGGAAAAGTTGCAGCAGGATTGATTTTTTTTAACTCCTTCATAGCAAGCCATTGTTCACCGCCATCTAAAGTGTCAACTTCAATTATCTCATAGTCAATAGCATGAGTTTTAAGAAACTCTTTAACTTTTTTACATGTAGGACATGTGCTTAAGGAGTATAATCTGACTCTTCTAAGCATTTCCACTCCTTTCTTTATTGAAACTGTTGTTGAGAGTCAATGCTATATCTTCAAGCATTTCAAGATTTGCTGTTCTTATTGTGTCCAGCGGAAGCTTTAACATATCTGCCAATTCTTCAAAAGGTATTTTTGATACATAACATAGCTCAGCAATAAGTATTTTCAAAGCATCATCTTCTATAAAACCTTTTAATTCATTATCTTTTATGTCAATACTATCAACAGCCTCTCTGAAAGACATCCCATTTTTTATATTCTGCATTATTTTTTTCATTACATCTTCATAAATTTTATTGTCCTCGTCAGAATACTCTTTGAAAACAAAATTGAAATCAGACATGGTGTTCTCCTTGATTTTTTATGATATTTTCATTAATCTGGTTTACAAACAAAAGATACTTTTGTATCAAACTTTCCATTGTTTGTTTTATATCATTATTTTTTATATTTTTTGTAATATCTCGTAACCATAGTTCCTGTTCTGATGACAGGGTTAGATTATGTTGCTTATATATTTTTTCTTTTTGATTTATATAAATTCGTCCAAAACGGAATTCAATATCTTTTACTTTGTAGGCATGAAGTTTTGCTATAAACTCATCCTTTAACAGATTTAACTGAGTAAGCCAGGAATGTGAATTAACTGTTACAAAAAGAATACCATTTTTAAACTCCTTAGGAAAGGCATGTTCTGCTATAGGAAAACCGAATATGCTATTCCAGTTTTTCCTTAAAAATTTTAACGTTACAGCATTTTCTATGCCGCAATCGCTTAATAGACAGGGTAAAATTTGTCCAATTCTTTGCATACCTAGACTGCTTTTTTTATTAAACCAGAACGGAGGCATCTCGTACAAACATGAACTTTTTTCGGGCCTTTTTCAGTAATGATCTTCATTTTCTGAAGATTTGGGAAAAAATATCTTTTTGTTCTGTTGTTTGCATGACTTACATTATTACCCACCATTTTTTTCTTGCCACAGACATAGCAGCTTGCCATTTTATTATCCTCCTTTAATTTGCATATACTGATTTATTTATGATAACATTTTATTGATTTAGAGACAAGGGAGGAGTTGGTTGATCTATGTCAGATAAAGTAGGCAGAACCAGTATAGAATTAGCCAGAGAGCTTGGTGTAAAACCTTCAGAAATTGTGGAATGTGTTGGGGAAATAAGAAACATTCAATTTAAAAAAAGAACCACAAACATTAAAATAGAGCCTGAAGAAGTTGAAGAAATAATAAAAAAGTTTCAAAAAACAAGTCAGCCTGAGCAAAAAAAAGAAAAAAAGATAGAAAAAAAGGAAGAAGAGAAAAAAACCAAACCTTCAGAACTAAAGAAAACTGAAGAACAAACAGTAACTGATAAACAAGAAATATCATCACCAACGATTAGTGACGAAGAGATAAAAGAAGAAGAGATTACCATTCTAGGGAAATTCAGACGAGAAATATCATTTGAAAAGATTGAGAAAATAAAACCTAAGCCTGTATCCACAAAAATCGCACCTAAAAAATTTGAACCTCAGAAATGGCTGGATATAAAAGAACAAAAAAAGATTAAAGATAAAGTAAAAAAAGAAGAACCTTCTACAACCCCTTCAACAGCACCGAGAAAAAAATCCATCAGGATAGAAGAAGGTACAACAGTTAAAGAATTTGCTGAACTTATCAGCCAGAAAGTTCCAGATGTAATAAAAAAATTTATGGAACTTGGCTATATGCCAACAATTAATCAGCCTGTTGATACGGATGCTGCTCAACTTGTGGCGGAAGGCTTTGGAGTCAAAGTGGAAATTGCCCAAGCACAGGAGGTTGATGTGATAGAGGAGGTTGAAGATTCTCCTGAATCACTTCAGCCAAGACCTCCTATTGTAACTGTTATGGGGCATGTAGATCATGGAAAAACTTCATTGCTTGATGCAATTAGAAAAACGAAGGTTACAGAACAGGAAGCAGGAGGAATAACTCAGCATATAGGTGCATATAAAGTAACAGTGCAGGGTAAGGATATAACATTTCTTGATACTCCGGGACATGAAGCATTTACAGCTCTAAGAGCAAGAGGTGCTAAAGTTACAGATATTGTAGTTCTGGTTGTTGCCGCTGATGATGGCGTAATGCCTCAGACAATTGAAGCTATTAATCATGCTAAAGCAGCAGGTGTTCCAATAGTTGTAGCAGTCAATAAAATAGATAAACCAGAGGCAAATCCCCAAAGGGTAAAAACACAACTCAGTGATTACGGAGTTATTCCTGAAGACTGGGGAGGACAGAATATATTCGTTGAAATTTCTGCAAAAAAAAGAATTGGTATAGAAAATTTACTTGAAATGATAGCTCTTCAGGCAGAGATAATGGAACTTAAAGCCAATCCCAATAAACCTGCAAGAGGGACAATCATTGAATCACGCCTTGATAAGGGTCGTGGTCCTGTTGCAACTGTAATTGTACAGAATGGAACGCTGAAGGTCGGAGATGCTTTTGTTGCTGGAGTAACATATGGTAAAGTAAGGGCAATTATTGATGATACGGGAAAAAGAATCAATAAAGCTTTGCCATCAACTCCTGTTGAAGTTGTAGGGTTTGAACAGGTTCCTCAGGCAGGAGATAGTTTTATAGTTGTTGAAAATGATAGAGTAGCCCGTCAGATAGCTAATGCAAGAGCTCAGAAGAAAAGACTTGCTGAGATACAGAAAGCTCAAAAACTTACACTTCAGGATTTATATGAAAAAATTAAGGAAGGAGAAGTAAAAGAGCTTAATTTAATCATAAAAGGCGATGTTCAGGGCTCAGTTGAGGCATTGAAAAAAGCTGTAGAAGATATCACTCATCCAGAGATTAAAGTTAAGGTTATACATACAGCTGTTGGAGGTATCACAGAGTCCGATGTAAATCTTGCATCTACTGCAAATGCCATAATAATAGGATTCAATGTTCGTCCTGAAACAAAGGCTCAGGAACTTGCCGAACAGCTTGGTGTTGACATGAAGCTTTACGGCATTATTTATGAAGTAATTGAAGATGTAAAAAAAGCGCTAACAGGAATGCTTGAGCCAGAGGTCAAGGAGAAAGTACTTGGCAGAGCAGAAGTAAGAGCAGTATTTAAAATTTCCAAGATTGGTACAGTAGCTGGTTGTTATGTTTTAAATGGAACAATATCAAGAGCAAGTGATGGAATAAGAGTAATCAGAGATAATATTGTTGTCTATGAAGGTAAAATTAGCTCTCTTAAGAGATTTAAAGAAGATGTAAGAGAAGTGCAGGCAGGATATGAGTGTGGTATAACTATAGACAACTTTAATGATATAAAAGAAGGTGATATAATCGAAAACTATATCATTGAGAAAGTTCCTGTTAAAGGTTTATAAATGCATCCATACAAAAGATCTCAAAGACTTGGAGTGCTCTTAAAAGAAGAAGTAGCGGATATAATTTTTCATAAAATCAAAAATCCAGGATTGGGGTTTATTACTGTAACTGATGTTGAACTTTCAGATGATTTGCGAATTGCCAGGGTTTTTGTATCTGTTCTTAAAACAGAAGACAGGGAGATAACACTTCAGATTTTAAATAATTCAAAGGGTTTTATAAGAACAGAGATTGCAAAGAGATTAAGAATAAAAATAATACCCACGTTTGAGTTTGTTTATGACGAATCTATTGAGCGTGGATTTAGAATTGATCAACTTTTAAAGGAAATAAAGAGAACTTCGGAGGAGGGTTGAAACCACCGAAGGCTTTAATCGATGTTTTTCGAAAAGAAAATTCATTTTTAATACTGACCCACACAACTCCTGATGGAGATGCTTTTGGTTCCTGTCTGGCTTTAAAATTCTTAATTGAACAATTCAGTAAAAAAGCTGAAATTTATACAGAATATCCTATACCCTTACAATATCAGTTTCTGCCAGGAATCAATTCTATAAAGAATATCAATTTTATAAAGTTGAATGAGTTTGATATTTTAGTCTTAGTTGACTGTAACAAGATTTCAAGAGTTAGTTATGAAAAAGAAATTCTTGATAAGATTAAAACTTTTTCAGGTAATAAGCTTATTATTGACCATCATATCGAGGTCAATATTTCAAATGATGTTAAATGTGTAAAATGGATTGACCCTGAAAAAGCTGCAACAGGTATTATGATTTATTACCTTATAAAAGCTTTAAGAGGAGATATAACTCCTCAAATTGCAACAAATCTCTATACTGCAATCATTATTGATACAGGAAATTTCCAGTTTGACAATACTACTCATGAAGTCTTAAGGATTGCCTCAGAACTTGTTCAATCAGGAGCTAGACCATCTTATATTTATCAGGAAGCCTTTGAATCATGGAGTGACAACAGATTTGCACTTTTTAAAAGGATGCTAAATACTGTAAGTGTAATACCGCCACTTGCTATAGCTTATATTACAAAGAAAGATTTTGATGAAACACAAACTCAGGAATCTGATACTGAAAGATTTGTAGAGTTTTTGAAAGTTTTAAAAGATATTTATATTTCTGCACTTTTTAGAGAAATCCATGCAGGATTTCTAAAAGTAAGCCTTCGCTCTAAAGGAGATTTTGATGTAAGCAAGATTGCAGCAGAATTTGGAGGCGGTGGACATAAAAATGCTTCAGGTTATAGAACTAATGGATCTCTTAAAGAAGCACAACAAAAGCTTATTGAAAAATTAAAAGCTCATAATATGCTATACTGAATACAGTATTTTGATGGGTAAAATAATTGCAATAGCCAGCCAAAAAGGTGGTGTAGGTAAAACAACGACAGCTATCAATCTTGCCACAGCTTTAGCAGTCTGTGGTAAAAAAACTCTTGTAATAGATTCAGATCCTCAGGCAAGCCTTACCTTTGGTCTGGGTATAAGAAAAAATGGAGAAAAAATAAAAGGACTATATGAACTGTATACTGGGAGGACAACACTGGAGGACGTACTAGTTCAACCTCTAGAAAATCTTCATCTAATACCTGCAAGAATAGATTTATTTATGGCAGAACTTGAAATATTTACAACACAAGAAAGAGAACAAACCCTTAAAAGTTTAATTGAAAGATATAAAAAAGAGTTTGATTATATATTGATAGATTGCCCTCCTTCATTTTCCTTTCTTACTCTTTGTGCTCTTGTAGCTTCTGAATCTGTAATAATTCCTGTTCAGTGTGAACAGTTTGCACTGGAAGCTTTAAGAATATTTATAAAACTTTTATGGAGAATCAAAGGAAATTTTAATGAAACCCTTGAACTTGAAGGCATCCTTCTTACAATGTTCAGTAAACATCTCACTCTAAGCAGAATGATTGCTGAGGATATAAAAAGAGTTTTTCGCTCAAAAACTTTTGAAACAGTAATACCGAGAAACATATCGTTAGCTGAAGCATCTATGAATGGAATACCTGCTATATTTTATGCTCCTGAGGCTGCGGGAAGTGTTGCCTACAAAGAGCTTGCTCAGGAAATAATTCTTCTGACAGAACAATATTAAAAATTAAATTCATCATATAGGAATTATAGAAAATCATATTAATTAAGTTGGTATAATTGTTATTTTATCTTATTAATTCCGATAGAAACAGTCTCCAATAATATAATGGATAAATTAAAAAAGACTAGATGATAAATCTCTGTTTTTTTAAGTAGTTTTTTACTTTTTCACCTTCGGTTTCAAATCCTCTCTTTCCCAATGCACCAAAAGTAAGTCTTTTGCCAAGCTCAACTCCTGGCTGATTAAATGGATTTATTCCATAAAGCAACCCAGCCATAGAAGTTACCACCTGCAGAAATTGGAAACTCTGTCCAAGGTAATAAGCATCAATCTTTGGCAGAACTAGTTTCATATTTGGTTTTTTACTCATTGTTAAAGCCATTTCAGTGGCAAGCTGTTCTGTATTAATAAGTTCTTCAAGGGTATGTCCTCCAATGAATCTCAATCCTTCAATATCGTGAAACTCTTCTGGAATCTCTTCCTGAAATTCGTGCTTATCAACTGAGACAAATAAAACTAATTTATCTTCTGGTCCCTCCATCCACAGTTGAAGTTGGGAATGTTGATCAGTTGTGCCCAAGGATGGATATGGTGTTGTGCCTTTGCCTTCTTTACCAAGACTTTCTGCCCATAGCTGACAGAACCATTCTGAGAAAGTTTTAAGCCTATCAGAGTACGGTAGAAAAACAACAATTTTTCTATTTTTTTGTATATCCGTGAGATAAAGAGAAGATGCGAGAATTGCCATTGGATTTTGATTTAATTTTTCAGAAAATGCTCTGTATGAGATTTCCCTGGCGCCTTCAAGCAATTCTTCGCTTTTTATTCCTAATGCCTCTGCAAGAAAAAGTCCCACAGGAGTTAATACAGAATACCTTCCTCCAATATCTCTTGGAATAACAAGTGTTGGAATCT encodes:
- the infB gene encoding translation initiation factor IF-2 → MSDKVGRTSIELARELGVKPSEIVECVGEIRNIQFKKRTTNIKIEPEEVEEIIKKFQKTSQPEQKKEKKIEKKEEEKKTKPSELKKTEEQTVTDKQEISSPTISDEEIKEEEITILGKFRREISFEKIEKIKPKPVSTKIAPKKFEPQKWLDIKEQKKIKDKVKKEEPSTTPSTAPRKKSIRIEEGTTVKEFAELISQKVPDVIKKFMELGYMPTINQPVDTDAAQLVAEGFGVKVEIAQAQEVDVIEEVEDSPESLQPRPPIVTVMGHVDHGKTSLLDAIRKTKVTEQEAGGITQHIGAYKVTVQGKDITFLDTPGHEAFTALRARGAKVTDIVVLVVAADDGVMPQTIEAINHAKAAGVPIVVAVNKIDKPEANPQRVKTQLSDYGVIPEDWGGQNIFVEISAKKRIGIENLLEMIALQAEIMELKANPNKPARGTIIESRLDKGRGPVATVIVQNGTLKVGDAFVAGVTYGKVRAIIDDTGKRINKALPSTPVEVVGFEQVPQAGDSFIVVENDRVARQIANARAQKKRLAEIQKAQKLTLQDLYEKIKEGEVKELNLIIKGDVQGSVEALKKAVEDITHPEIKVKVIHTAVGGITESDVNLASTANAIIIGFNVRPETKAQELAEQLGVDMKLYGIIYEVIEDVKKALTGMLEPEVKEKVLGRAEVRAVFKISKIGTVAGCYVLNGTISRASDGIRVIRDNIVVYEGKISSLKRFKEDVREVQAGYECGITIDNFNDIKEGDIIENYIIEKVPVKGL
- the rpmB gene encoding 50S ribosomal protein L28 — translated: MASCYVCGKKKMVGNNVSHANNRTKRYFFPNLQKMKIITEKGPKKVHVCTRCLRSGLIKKAV
- a CDS encoding DHH family phosphoesterase is translated as MKPPKALIDVFRKENSFLILTHTTPDGDAFGSCLALKFLIEQFSKKAEIYTEYPIPLQYQFLPGINSIKNINFIKLNEFDILVLVDCNKISRVSYEKEILDKIKTFSGNKLIIDHHIEVNISNDVKCVKWIDPEKAATGIMIYYLIKALRGDITPQIATNLYTAIIIDTGNFQFDNTTHEVLRIASELVQSGARPSYIYQEAFESWSDNRFALFKRMLNTVSVIPPLAIAYITKKDFDETQTQESDTERFVEFLKVLKDIYISALFREIHAGFLKVSLRSKGDFDVSKIAAEFGGGGHKNASGYRTNGSLKEAQQKLIEKLKAHNMLY
- the rbfA gene encoding 30S ribosome-binding factor RbfA, giving the protein MHPYKRSQRLGVLLKEEVADIIFHKIKNPGLGFITVTDVELSDDLRIARVFVSVLKTEDREITLQILNNSKGFIRTEIAKRLRIKIIPTFEFVYDESIERGFRIDQLLKEIKRTSEEG
- a CDS encoding DUF721 domain-containing protein yields the protein MQRIGQILPCLLSDCGIENAVTLKFLRKNWNSIFGFPIAEHAFPKEFKNGILFVTVNSHSWLTQLNLLKDEFIAKLHAYKVKDIEFRFGRIYINQKEKIYKQHNLTLSSEQELWLRDITKNIKNNDIKQTMESLIQKYLLFVNQINENIIKNQGEHHV
- a CDS encoding ferredoxin-thioredoxin reductase catalytic domain-containing protein, encoding MTPDKLYEILNKYAISKGLELNKDTNFVFELINGLLKNEQRYGYRSCPCRLASGNKEKDLDIICPCIYSLDDIKKYGRCYCGLYVSKEYNEGKIPEKVVPERRKK
- a CDS encoding DVU0772 family protein is translated as MIFSELITLKELKEDPYFVEHMLWNTQPQEIMAPRCSKSGDKVVYKSSIKGYIPYIDTTDEKPVLFIMRHTEMDYGETIARIDEIPAEMLNEAVNENKDKIYFGMCPINEKIKQWLKKELGIL
- a CDS encoding glutaredoxin family protein; amino-acid sequence: MLRRVRLYSLSTCPTCKKVKEFLKTHAIDYEIIEVDTLDGGEQWLAMKELKKINPAATFPTLIVENAVVGFDESNLKKLLGIGQSDS
- a CDS encoding ParA family protein; the protein is MGKIIAIASQKGGVGKTTTAINLATALAVCGKKTLVIDSDPQASLTFGLGIRKNGEKIKGLYELYTGRTTLEDVLVQPLENLHLIPARIDLFMAELEIFTTQEREQTLKSLIERYKKEFDYILIDCPPSFSFLTLCALVASESVIIPVQCEQFALEALRIFIKLLWRIKGNFNETLELEGILLTMFSKHLTLSRMIAEDIKRVFRSKTFETVIPRNISLAEASMNGIPAIFYAPEAAGSVAYKELAQEIILLTEQY
- a CDS encoding glucose-6-phosphate isomerase is translated as MIMLDFSNILTKEIGNNGVLIDEIEKNAQKAIKLISEKPYKELNFLELPEQDLKELKEIGKRARDYEYFIILGIGGSALGPKVILEALSPLHNLRKKPKVFIYDNVDPTTFKHIIETIDLKRTLINVISKSGSTTETLAAFLIFWRMIRERKLEVKEHFVFTTDPEKGNLRILAEEYEIPTLVIPRDIGGRYSVLTPVGLFLAEALGIKSEELLEGAREISYRAFSEKLNQNPMAILASSLYLTDIQKNRKIVVFLPYSDRLKTFSEWFCQLWAESLGKEGKGTTPYPSLGTTDQHSQLQLWMEGPEDKLVLFVSVDKHEFQEEIPEEFHDIEGLRFIGGHTLEELINTEQLATEMALTMSKKPNMKLVLPKIDAYYLGQSFQFLQVVTSMAGLLYGINPFNQPGVELGKRLTFGALGKRGFETEGEKVKNYLKKQRFII